The DNA sequence CGCTTACCACCTGGCCTGAATCAGCTGCATAAATGGGCGTACCCATTGATGCACCAAAATCAATCCCGCTATGAAACTTGCGTTCGCCCGTAATGGGGTGTGTTCGCCAACCAAACTCACTAGTTACGGGAGTACCAGTCGCAGTTGGAAAAACAAACCGACCAGAAGAAAAAGTCTTGTTATCATCAGAAGATTGAGTTTGGTGTTGTAATGCACTCTGGAGAGATTTAACTAACTGCTGGGATTCAACCCACCCAGAAACCTGGGGAATCACCATAGCTGCAACTAAAACCGAAGTTGCGATCGCATAATTCCAAGTGTTATTTATCGAAAGCTTAGTTTTTGCCTTACTAGCTTGAAAGTCAACAACCAGACGCATTACAAATCATTTACATCCAAAATTGTTGTTGCAAAAATATAATTGGAGTTCTGGCGGTAGCGACGGTCAGATTTAACGATTGATAGAAATTGGCGATGACCGTCTTGCGACATTGACTTCTTCTGGATTTTGTGATGTTTGATAGCCTTTACGCTGCATCGCTTGATATACTCGTGATGCCAAATTACTAGTAGGTTGTGGATTAACCAAAGTTTGAATAGATTGCACAACAGACTGCGATTCAATAAACGTAGATATCGGCTGTACAACGACACAAACAACCAGCAAACTCGTTACAATGGCATATTTCCAAGCAGGTGATTTATCATCAACTGATGAGGTTTCAGATGCAGCGTCAACAGGTAATTTTACTGTTTGAGTATCATCCTCCCTCTGTGAGTCAAACTCAATAACAAACCGCATTTACCCACCCCAACGAGTTTCTTTCTTCCTAAAAGTATTCGTTTGATTGGAAAGTTTATCTTGCCAGCAACCAACATTCTTGGCGTTCAAAACTGCCTCAAAATCATTACCAGCTTTCGGACAAGCAGTTGGAGTTGAAGTTGGGATAGAAGTGGAATTAGCAGCAGGTAAAGTTATATAATTAACTGGTATTTTGACTTGATGAAATAAACCTGCTGCCCTGTGCAAATCGTAGAATTTCAAATACCCTGGTTGCAAAATATCTGCAATCCACACCAACAAAGTCATCCAAAAGATAATTCGCACCCACATACTATTCCAGTTGCTTAACAACCGGAAGTGCAAATTGTGGAACTTCCTTGGGCACGACTTCTATCTTCTTGCCTGAAGCATATCCTGGACCTGTGTAATTTCCATTTAAAAGAAAATTAATGACCATTACAAACAACCAAAACCCAACTGCACCCACCCCTATAGGTGATTTTATACAATCTCCAAGAAAGTAGGCTGGATACCAAACAAACCTCCAAGGATTCTGTGGGTGTAGTCGATGCGCCTTCCATGTCTCCACATAAGGAATCTCAATTTGAGGAATTTTCGGTTTATAAGTAGTAGGTGCAGTAATATACCTCACTTCTACTGGTTGAGTATCGTAAGTCATCATCGGAGAAACATTCCCTTGTTGCTGATTTATGACTCCTCCTTGTTGCTGTACCTGCTGCAGCATGTTTTGCAAGCGATTTACAGGTACAATTTCACCGCCTGAGGAAAAATCCGCATCAAAATTACGGCGTTGATTTCTACTCATAGAAAACCTCGAATTAACTAACTAGTCAAATGATTATTATTTGCTTGGGAGTTATTATCTGACCAAAAATCTTCATCTTGAAGTTGGGCGTAAAACTCTTGTGGAGAAAGCATCCCAGCCTGGTTGTTGACTTGATATCCACTCATTTGAACATCAGGCGAATGCTCTAACTTAGAAATAGTAGAACGCGGAGAAAATTGAACTACATTCTTACCCAAAAACTCGTTAGGGTATCCCAAGGAAGCAGCAGGAGGTGACAGCAAAGGAGAATAAGGTTGAACATCAGTAGCTTTAACATCAGCATCAGAGAGTTGATTGCTCGAATCGTTTAAGTTATCAGAAGCTTCTACGGTGTCTACAGCATTGTTATAGTCAGAAATTCCCCAGCCTAAGAAACAAGCAAACCCAGCTAAGAATATAACTGCACTCATCCAATGCACACCTGAGTTAGGGGATGGCATCATCTCAACAGTCGTGCGAGATGAACCCTCAAGGGTAGTACGAATAGGGGTACGTTTGACTGCCGCTATAACATTGAGCGAACATAAGGCTATACAAACTATTGCAGCAGCAAACTTGGCGTACATGACATCACTCCCCTGATTTGTTAACAGGCTGTTTATTAAGAACTGCCTTATGCTGGTTTTTCTTCGTCTGCTGAAGATATATCTGCCTTTGCTCCTCCCGCTGCTTTATCCTTGAGCGGATATCTGCCACTTGCGCCATCTGCTCTACTGGATCTAAATATCCCCGCGCCCGTAATAACTGCGCCTGTGCCAAGGAATAAGGCTCTTGAGCATTTCTAATTTGAATGAACATCTGATTTAAGTCAACTGATGGTTGCGATTCTAAATTCTGGGCATAATCAATCGCCTCAAGCTTGCCCAAAATCAAAACAGCAGCCGCACCAGTTGGTATTTTCTCTTCAACTTTCATACCATCAGTTCTGCGGTATCCCCAGTAAAAAGTATTATTTCCAGAAGCTGCTTCTAGTAAAAGATCCAAGGAGTTGAATTTAACTATCTCCAGCGCTGGCATATAATGCAAGCGATAAAATCCTGAGTTTTCGTCAGCCTGCATCCTGGATATCTCACCCCGCAGTTGCTGTCCCCACAACGCCGCCGCTAACTGTCGCCATCCTGTCAGCGTAGGAGTACCCTCGACTGAGGAATAGCTGGAAAGATGATCTATATTGTAGTCAGTACGCGAAAGCTTCTCCAAATAAACCTCCCGAATCTGAAAAACTTGCGCCTTTGCCTGTTGCACCTGAGATACAGAATTTCTGGGAATTTGCTGCTTCCACCCTACTATTAGAGCAACCGAACCAATTACAGATAGCGCCCCAACGGTTGAACAAACAGTCCATAAAGTGACATTTACCTTTGTCCGCTTTCTTGTTTGCTTGGTATCTCGCACAGGGGTAGGAGTAAACATAACTAGCCCTATGTATTATTAACAACTAGATGCAAAGGCGGACGTTTATTCAACTGACGGGCAAATGCTATCCCCGCACCACCAACAACTATTCCAGTAAGCAGTAACAATGGGTTCAACGCAAGAGTTGCTCCTACTCCCATCAACTGCCCTACCATACCAGATACCCCAAGGTTCATTAACAATCCACCTGTAGCGTTCATCAAAAAATCAAATGCCGCTTGCATAATTACTCCCTAGATATCCAAATTACTATTAGTGCTAAAACAAACCCAATTAATTCGCCTAAACCGACACCAACCAAAATTGGAACAATACTTGAAATCTCCTGTCTTTCTTGAGTTGGAGGGACTGCCACCCATGTTCCAACTACTGTACCAGTTACCAAACTCAAACAGTTTATACCAAGTGCTAAAGTGGATGTT is a window from the Brasilonema sennae CENA114 genome containing:
- a CDS encoding M23 family metallopeptidase produces the protein MRLVVDFQASKAKTKLSINNTWNYAIATSVLVAAMVIPQVSGWVESQQLVKSLQSALQHQTQSSDDNKTFSSGRFVFPTATGTPVTSEFGWRTHPITGERKFHSGIDFGASMGTPIYAADSGQVVSAGDKRNGYGNAVIIQHQGNISTLYGHANELYVQEGQQVIRGQMIATVGSTGFSTGPHLHFEVRSYGVAQNPRPYLHEYLINR
- a CDS encoding phage terminase large subunit family protein: MFTPTPVRDTKQTRKRTKVNVTLWTVCSTVGALSVIGSVALIVGWKQQIPRNSVSQVQQAKAQVFQIREVYLEKLSRTDYNIDHLSSYSSVEGTPTLTGWRQLAAALWGQQLRGEISRMQADENSGFYRLHYMPALEIVKFNSLDLLLEAASGNNTFYWGYRRTDGMKVEEKIPTGAAAVLILGKLEAIDYAQNLESQPSVDLNQMFIQIRNAQEPYSLAQAQLLRARGYLDPVEQMAQVADIRSRIKQREEQRQIYLQQTKKNQHKAVLNKQPVNKSGE